Proteins encoded together in one Centropristis striata isolate RG_2023a ecotype Rhode Island chromosome 6, C.striata_1.0, whole genome shotgun sequence window:
- the appl2 gene encoding DCC-interacting protein 13-beta isoform X2, producing the protein MPAVHHKLLLEDALQDSPQTRSLLSVFEEDAGMLTDYTNQLLQSMQRVFGAQSEMGLATEQLSQQLLDYEKKNFALGKGDEEVITTLQNFAKTVGELNSLHSELANQMADSMVFPLIQFREKDLTEISTLKEIYGIATDEHEAAMVKYSRLPKKKENEKLKSDLVKEVAYTRRKQHSASLQYYCALNALQYRKRVAMLEPMLGYTQAQISFFKKGVELVSKKMDNFLSSVSNMTQSIQTQLDSEAESMRATQRELLSVEDTVYMLDKETEPVNRTLIQKAGYLNIRNKTGLVTTAWDRLYFFTQGGNLMCQPRGAVAGGMVLDLDNSSVMAVECEDRRYCFQITSPSGKTSMILQAESKREYEEWICTVNNISRQIYLTDNPEAVAIRLNQTAIQAVTPITSFEKRPEGSPNPDRAKPGGVHVTGGSQKTGAATEPEDLIAPGTPIQFDIMLPASEFQDQNRAGGRRTNPFGETDDDCSTESDDSLLQQVFAVRFQGSMAVRCGNNQEVIYEAMRQVLAARAIHNIFRTTESHLMVTSSSLRLIDPQTQVTRISFQLGEVCQFAAHQENGRLMGFVVEGRDWSDGDEEGEPSFSAFIFESNTEGEKICYTISLAKDITEAKKDPEALAQLMKNMPLTNDGKFLLLEPEPGDTSNGAEEDLESEA; encoded by the exons ATGCCGGCCGTACATCACAAGCTGCTCCTGGAGGACGCCTTGCAGGACAGTCCTCAG ACTCGCTCCTTGCTCAGCGTGTTTGAAGAAGATGCTGGGATGCTTACAGATTACACCAACCAGCTGCTTCAGTCGATGCAGCGTGTGTTTGGGGCCCAG AGTGAGATGGGCTTGGCAACAGAGCAGCTCTCACAGCAACTTCTGGATTATGAGAAGAAA AATTTTGCCCTTGGAAAAGGTGATGAGGAGGTAATCACCACGCTGCAGAACTTTGCCAAAACTGTAGGGGAG CTGAACTCGCTCCACTCTGAGCTAGCCAACCAGATGGCTGACAGCATGGTTTTCCCCTTGATCCAATTCAGAGAGAAAGACCTGACAG AGATAAGCACACTGAAGGAAATATATGGCATTGCAACTGACG AGCATGAGGCAGCTATGGTCAAATACAGCCGATTGCCCAAGAAGAAGGAGAATGAGAAG CTGAAGTCAGACTTGGTGAAGGAGGTGGCCTACACTAGAAGGAAGCAGCACTCGGCCTCACTGCAGTATTACTGCGCCCTCAATGCCCTGCAGTATCGTAAGCGAGTAGCCATGCTTGAGCCTATGctgggctacacacaggcacag ATCAGTTTCTTCAAGAAAGGCGTTGAGCTGGTGTCAAAGAAGATGGACAactttctctcctctgtgtcCAACATGACTCAAAG TATCCAAACCCAGCTGGACTCGGAGGCAGAGTCCATGCGTGCGACCCAGAGGGAGCTTCTGTCTGTGGAGGACACTGTCTATATGCTAGATAAGGAAACTGAGCCTGTCAATCGCACGCTTATCCAGAAGGCTGGCTACCTCAACATAAGGAA TAAAACAGGCCTAGTGACAACAGCCTGGGACCGCCTGTACTTCTTTACCCAAGGAGGGAACCTCATGTGCCAGCCGCGGGGGGCGGTGGCGGGGGGCATGGTGCTGGACCTGGACAACAGCTCTGTCATGGCTGTGGAGTGTGAGGACAGACGCTACTGCTTTCAGATAACTTCTCCATCAGGCAAAAC GTCAATGATTCTACAAGCTGAGAGCAAAAGGGAATATGAAGAA TGGATTTGTACTGTGAACAACATCTCCAGACAGATCTACCTGACTGACAACCCAGAG GCTGTGGCCATCCGACTGAACCAAACTGCCATCCAGGCGGTCACCCCCATCACCAGCTTTGAGAAGAGACCAGAGGGCTCGCCCAACCCTGACAG AGCGAAACCAGGAGGTGTTCACGTTACCGGTGGGTCCCAGAAGACCGGGGCTGCTACAGAACCAGAAGACCTGATAGCCCCTGGGACACCCATTCAGTTTGACATCATGCTGCCAGCATCCGAGTTCCAGGACCAGAACAGGGCTGGGGGAAG ACGCACAAATCCATTTGGAGAAACAGACGATGACTGTTCAACAGAGAGTGACG ACTCCCTCCTGCAGCAGGTATTCGCTGTGCGCTTCCAAGGCTCAATGGCGGTGCGCTGTGGCAACAATCAGGAGGTGATCTACGAGGCCATGAGACAGGTGCTGGCTGCCCGAGCCATCCACAACATCTTCAGGACCACCGAGTCCCACCTCATGGTCACCAGCAGTAGCCTCAG GTTGATCGATCCTCAGACTCAAGTTACAAGAATCAGT TTCCAGCTTGGAGAAGTGTGTCAGTTTGCAGCCCACCAAGAGAACGGGAGGCTGATGGGGTTCGTGGTTGAGGGCAGAGACTGGAGCGACGGAGACGAGGAGGGAGAGCCGTCATTTAGCGCCTTTATCTTCGAGAGCAACACGGAGGGCGAAAAG
- the appl2 gene encoding DCC-interacting protein 13-beta isoform X1: MPAVHHKLLLEDALQDSPQTRSLLSVFEEDAGMLTDYTNQLLQSMQRVFGAQSEMGLATEQLSQQLLDYEKKNFALGKGDEEVITTLQNFAKTVGELNSLHSELANQMADSMVFPLIQFREKDLTEISTLKEIYGIATDGKYKILTCSRKQFIFRNDCLILTSCLSFSAEHEAAMVKYSRLPKKKENEKLKSDLVKEVAYTRRKQHSASLQYYCALNALQYRKRVAMLEPMLGYTQAQISFFKKGVELVSKKMDNFLSSVSNMTQSIQTQLDSEAESMRATQRELLSVEDTVYMLDKETEPVNRTLIQKAGYLNIRNKTGLVTTAWDRLYFFTQGGNLMCQPRGAVAGGMVLDLDNSSVMAVECEDRRYCFQITSPSGKTSMILQAESKREYEEWICTVNNISRQIYLTDNPEAVAIRLNQTAIQAVTPITSFEKRPEGSPNPDRAKPGGVHVTGGSQKTGAATEPEDLIAPGTPIQFDIMLPASEFQDQNRAGGRRTNPFGETDDDCSTESDDSLLQQVFAVRFQGSMAVRCGNNQESRHLAPLSSRATRRAKRYVTP; encoded by the exons ATGCCGGCCGTACATCACAAGCTGCTCCTGGAGGACGCCTTGCAGGACAGTCCTCAG ACTCGCTCCTTGCTCAGCGTGTTTGAAGAAGATGCTGGGATGCTTACAGATTACACCAACCAGCTGCTTCAGTCGATGCAGCGTGTGTTTGGGGCCCAG AGTGAGATGGGCTTGGCAACAGAGCAGCTCTCACAGCAACTTCTGGATTATGAGAAGAAA AATTTTGCCCTTGGAAAAGGTGATGAGGAGGTAATCACCACGCTGCAGAACTTTGCCAAAACTGTAGGGGAG CTGAACTCGCTCCACTCTGAGCTAGCCAACCAGATGGCTGACAGCATGGTTTTCCCCTTGATCCAATTCAGAGAGAAAGACCTGACAG AGATAAGCACACTGAAGGAAATATATGGCATTGCAACTGACGGTAAGTACAAAATCCTAACCTGTTCAAGAAAACAATTTATATTTAGAAATGACTGTCTGATCCTCACATCCTGTCTCTCCTTTTCCGCAGAGCATGAGGCAGCTATGGTCAAATACAGCCGATTGCCCAAGAAGAAGGAGAATGAGAAG CTGAAGTCAGACTTGGTGAAGGAGGTGGCCTACACTAGAAGGAAGCAGCACTCGGCCTCACTGCAGTATTACTGCGCCCTCAATGCCCTGCAGTATCGTAAGCGAGTAGCCATGCTTGAGCCTATGctgggctacacacaggcacag ATCAGTTTCTTCAAGAAAGGCGTTGAGCTGGTGTCAAAGAAGATGGACAactttctctcctctgtgtcCAACATGACTCAAAG TATCCAAACCCAGCTGGACTCGGAGGCAGAGTCCATGCGTGCGACCCAGAGGGAGCTTCTGTCTGTGGAGGACACTGTCTATATGCTAGATAAGGAAACTGAGCCTGTCAATCGCACGCTTATCCAGAAGGCTGGCTACCTCAACATAAGGAA TAAAACAGGCCTAGTGACAACAGCCTGGGACCGCCTGTACTTCTTTACCCAAGGAGGGAACCTCATGTGCCAGCCGCGGGGGGCGGTGGCGGGGGGCATGGTGCTGGACCTGGACAACAGCTCTGTCATGGCTGTGGAGTGTGAGGACAGACGCTACTGCTTTCAGATAACTTCTCCATCAGGCAAAAC GTCAATGATTCTACAAGCTGAGAGCAAAAGGGAATATGAAGAA TGGATTTGTACTGTGAACAACATCTCCAGACAGATCTACCTGACTGACAACCCAGAG GCTGTGGCCATCCGACTGAACCAAACTGCCATCCAGGCGGTCACCCCCATCACCAGCTTTGAGAAGAGACCAGAGGGCTCGCCCAACCCTGACAG AGCGAAACCAGGAGGTGTTCACGTTACCGGTGGGTCCCAGAAGACCGGGGCTGCTACAGAACCAGAAGACCTGATAGCCCCTGGGACACCCATTCAGTTTGACATCATGCTGCCAGCATCCGAGTTCCAGGACCAGAACAGGGCTGGGGGAAG ACGCACAAATCCATTTGGAGAAACAGACGATGACTGTTCAACAGAGAGTGACG ACTCCCTCCTGCAGCAGGTATTCGCTGTGCGCTTCCAAGGCTCAATGGCGGTGCGCTGTGGCAACAATCAGGAG AGCCGTCATTTAGCGCCTTTATCTTCGAGAGCAACACGGAGGGCGAAAAG